From the genome of Anopheles moucheti chromosome 3, idAnoMoucSN_F20_07, whole genome shotgun sequence, one region includes:
- the LOC128304219 gene encoding uricase, translating into MMSRKLIDESREGYLDNENSPFLISNYGYGKDSVKVMHVVRNGLVHTIKEFEVGTKLKLRSQKDYLEGDNSDIVATDSQKNTVYLLARKHGLKSPEEFGILLCHHFLSKYSHVEEVSIHIDEYPWSRMGFGTGPYKDLHNHAFVFTPTAIRYTDVTQKRTEIKPTVISGLTDLRVLKTTQSAFVNFVNDEYRSLPDQHDRIFSTVVRSSWQYSTVTGVDFDYCWNKVKQCILNNFAGETEKGIFSPSVQNTLYLAEKQVLETIPEISSIDMTMPNKHYFTFDFSKFPKVVNEVELKEETVYVPVDKPAGIIYAQLDRKSDQYVKSKL; encoded by the exons ATGATGTCCAGAAAGCTTATCGATGAAAGCCGCGAAGGTTACCTGGACAACGAAAATTCGCCCTTCCTGATCAGCAACTACGGATATGGTAAGGACAGCGTCAAGGTGATGCACGTGGTCCGCAATGGGTTGGTGCACACGATAAAGGAGTTTGAGGTGGGCACGAAGCTGAAGCTACGCAGCCAAAAGGACTACCTGGAGG GCGATAATAGTGACATTGTGGCGACAGATTCGCAAAAGAACACCGTCTACCTGTTGGCCCGCAAGCACGGTTTGAAGTCACCGGAAGAGTTCGGCATACTGCTGTGTCATCACTTCCTGAGCAAGTACTCGCACGTCGAAGAGGTATCGATACACATCGACGAGTATCCGTGGTCCCGGATGGGCTTCGGTACCGGCCCGTACAAGGATCTGCATAATCACGCGTTCGTCTTCACACCGACCGCCATCCGGTACACGGACGTCACGCAGAAGCGCACCG AAATTAAACCGACTGTCATCAGCGGGCTGACGGATTTACGCGTGCTCAAGACGACACAGTCTGCGTTTGTGAACTTCGTTAACGATGAGTACCGGTCGTTGCCGGACCAGCATGACCGTATCTTCAGCACGGTGGTCCGCTCGTCCTGGCAGTACTCCACCGTCACCGGGGTGGACTTTGATTACTGCTGGAACAAGGTGAAGCAGTGCATACTGAACAATTTTGCCGGCGAAACGGAGAAGGGCATCTTTTCGCCGAGCGTACAAAACACGCTGTACCTGGCGGAGAAACAGGTGCTGGAGACGATACCGGAAATATCTTCGATCGACATGACGATGCCGAACAAACATTACTTTACGTTTGACTTTAGCAAATTCCCGAAGGTGGTGAACGAGGtcgagctgaaggaggagaCGGTGTACGTACCGGTGGATAAGCCGGCGGGCATCATCTACGCACAGCTCGATCGGAAATCGGATCAGTACGTGAAGAGTAAACTATGA